Proteins from a genomic interval of Phenylobacterium sp. LH3H17:
- a CDS encoding DoxX family protein, which yields MISPRHLLPLTPLRGGHDLVLLLIRLLAGGFLMFSAAPYGFRAGKLAEFSGFMAKHGFAAPHLLAPLSIWAMLLASLALIAGFATGWAGLVVAFNFVVAIVMVDRFQGIGGSFPSASLIAMGLLLAAAGPGRYALDAWIARRP from the coding sequence ATGATATCGCCCCGCCACCTGCTGCCCCTGACGCCCCTTCGCGGCGGCCACGACCTTGTCCTGCTGCTGATCCGGCTGCTGGCGGGCGGCTTCCTGATGTTCTCGGCCGCGCCCTACGGCTTCCGGGCCGGGAAGTTGGCCGAGTTCTCCGGCTTCATGGCCAAGCACGGATTCGCGGCGCCGCACCTGCTGGCGCCTCTGTCGATCTGGGCCATGCTGCTGGCCAGCCTCGCGCTGATCGCCGGCTTCGCCACGGGCTGGGCGGGCTTGGTCGTGGCGTTCAACTTCGTAGTGGCCATCGTCATGGTCGATCGCTTCCAGGGGATCGGCGGATCTTTCCCGTCGGCCAGCCTGATCGCCATGGGCCTGCTGCTCGCCGCGGCCGGACCCGGCCGCTACGCCCTCGACGCCTGGATCGCCCGGCGCCCCTAG
- a CDS encoding DoxX family protein yields the protein MRIVEVLTLPFLSRGSDAALLLMRLTVGSFLIFGVWDNITSTERMAEFELFLAKFGFPLPKLMAPLSVWAQFACGVAFILGFATRWAGLICAFNFVVAIAMVDHHQGIRGSFPSACLLVIGLYLATHGPGRLALDSLITPRTLGTR from the coding sequence GTGCGTATTGTCGAGGTTCTCACCTTGCCGTTCCTGTCACGCGGTTCCGACGCGGCCCTGCTGCTCATGCGGCTGACGGTCGGTTCGTTCCTGATCTTCGGGGTCTGGGACAACATCACAAGCACCGAACGCATGGCGGAGTTCGAGCTCTTCCTCGCAAAGTTCGGCTTTCCGCTGCCCAAGCTCATGGCCCCGCTCTCGGTTTGGGCCCAGTTCGCCTGCGGCGTGGCGTTCATCCTAGGCTTCGCCACCCGGTGGGCGGGACTGATCTGCGCCTTCAACTTCGTCGTCGCCATCGCCATGGTCGACCATCATCAGGGGATTCGTGGCTCTTTCCCGTCCGCCTGCCTGCTGGTGATCGGCCTCTATCTCGCGACCCATGGTCCTGGGCGATTGGCGTTGGACAGCCTGATCACGCCGCGCACCCTCGGAACTCGATAG
- the ccmI gene encoding c-type cytochrome biogenesis protein CcmI: MIAFWVVAGVLSAAAAGLILQNAARAARRAGSADPTSAVYRRQLREIDDLAGRGLIADEERKSAHAEAARRLLSAADAVATPWTAQTGHRRPVLLAALLAPFAALGLYLAVGAPGLPDQPFRGRIAAWRALDPAMLTAPQMAAVLKALIAERGPDAEAYGFLAKAEIAADNPSGAIRALRRAIELAPQRVDLWEGLGEVLMIEAGGEVTPPAQRAFAEALKRDPASVISRFHLARGRIAAGDRDGGLSDWKALAAGLPQGDPRRAAVETAIAQAQGAPPAATGEMAAIRGMVQGLATRLEASPEDPEGWVRLVRSYAVLGMDSERDAALAKARGRYADRPEIVKALEIAAKTAPMRRATR; encoded by the coding sequence GCCTCATCCTGCAGAACGCCGCCCGCGCGGCCCGTCGCGCCGGGTCCGCGGACCCGACGAGCGCGGTCTATCGCCGGCAGCTCCGCGAGATCGACGACCTGGCGGGGCGTGGCCTGATCGCCGACGAGGAACGCAAGAGCGCCCACGCCGAGGCCGCCCGACGCCTGCTGTCGGCCGCCGACGCCGTCGCCACGCCCTGGACTGCCCAGACCGGGCATCGCCGGCCGGTGCTGCTCGCCGCCCTGCTGGCGCCCTTCGCCGCCCTCGGCCTCTATCTGGCGGTCGGCGCGCCCGGCCTCCCGGACCAGCCGTTCCGCGGACGGATCGCCGCCTGGCGCGCCCTGGATCCGGCCATGCTGACCGCGCCGCAGATGGCCGCCGTGCTCAAGGCGCTGATCGCCGAGCGGGGCCCCGACGCCGAGGCCTACGGCTTCCTGGCCAAGGCGGAGATCGCCGCCGACAATCCCAGCGGGGCCATCCGCGCCCTGCGCCGAGCCATCGAGCTGGCGCCCCAGAGGGTCGACCTCTGGGAGGGCCTGGGCGAGGTGCTGATGATCGAGGCCGGCGGTGAGGTCACGCCTCCGGCGCAGCGCGCCTTCGCCGAGGCCCTGAAGCGCGATCCGGCCTCGGTGATCTCTCGTTTCCACCTGGCCCGCGGCCGCATAGCCGCCGGCGACCGCGACGGCGGCCTGTCCGACTGGAAGGCCCTGGCGGCCGGGCTTCCCCAGGGCGATCCCCGTCGCGCCGCGGTGGAAACCGCCATCGCGCAGGCGCAGGGCGCGCCGCCGGCCGCCACCGGCGAGATGGCCGCGATCCGCGGCATGGTGCAAGGTCTGGCGACCCGGCTTGAGGCCTCTCCCGAGGACCCCGAGGGTTGGGTGCGGCTGGTCCGCTCCTACGCCGTGCTGGGCATGGACAGCGAGCGCGACGCCGCCCTGGCCAAGGCCCGCGGCCGCTACGCCGACCGCCCGGAAATCGTCAAGGCGCTGGAGATCGCCGCCAAGACCGCCCCGATGCGCCGGGCGACCCGATGA
- the ccmE gene encoding cytochrome c maturation protein CcmE, with amino-acid sequence MSWLPKSPKARRRLTLVAAIAPVLALAVGLTLWGLRDSISYFYTPSQAIEAKPPPGRSIQLGGLVEAGSVVKHPDGRVEFTVSDRIATTRVAFSGDLPDLFREGQGIVATGAFRADGGFEAKQVLAKHDEKYMPREISKALKEQGEWRGEGAPPPAYAKDGE; translated from the coding sequence ATGAGCTGGCTGCCGAAGTCGCCCAAGGCGCGGCGTCGCCTCACCCTGGTGGCGGCCATCGCCCCGGTGCTGGCCCTCGCCGTTGGCCTCACCCTCTGGGGCCTGCGGGACTCGATCTCCTATTTCTACACCCCGTCCCAGGCCATCGAGGCCAAACCTCCGCCGGGCCGTTCGATCCAGCTGGGCGGCCTCGTCGAGGCCGGCAGCGTGGTCAAGCATCCCGACGGGCGGGTGGAGTTCACCGTCTCCGATCGCATCGCGACCACCCGGGTGGCCTTTTCCGGCGACCTGCCTGACCTGTTCCGCGAGGGCCAGGGGATCGTGGCCACCGGCGCCTTCCGCGCCGACGGCGGCTTCGAAGCCAAGCAGGTCCTCGCCAAGCACGACGAGAAGTACATGCCGCGCGAGATATCCAAGGCCTTGAAGGAACAGGGCGAATGGCGCGGCGAGGGCGCGCCGCCGCCGGCCTACGCCAAGGACGGCGAATGA
- a CDS encoding cytochrome c-type biogenesis protein → MRQILAILAAMFCLAAASDPADRLADPAQEARARAIFREVRCLVCQNESIDDSNSELAADLRRLVRDEVRAGKSDDQVRDHLTGRYGEFVLLKPAFSWGNAALWGAPFLVVGLGLLLLVRGFRTRAAEAELSQDEAARLARLSDDEPA, encoded by the coding sequence GTGAGACAGATCCTGGCCATCCTGGCGGCGATGTTTTGCCTGGCCGCGGCCTCGGACCCGGCCGACCGGCTGGCCGATCCGGCCCAGGAGGCGCGCGCCCGCGCCATCTTCCGCGAAGTCCGCTGCCTGGTCTGCCAGAACGAGTCCATCGACGACTCCAACTCTGAACTGGCCGCCGACCTGCGCCGTCTGGTGCGCGACGAGGTGCGGGCGGGGAAGAGCGACGATCAGGTCCGCGATCACCTCACCGGCCGCTATGGCGAGTTCGTGCTGCTGAAGCCGGCCTTCTCCTGGGGCAACGCGGCGCTTTGGGGCGCGCCGTTCCTGGTGGTGGGCCTGGGTTTGCTGCTGTTGGTCCGGGGGTTTCGGACCCGCGCGGCCGAGGCCGAACTATCGCAGGATGAGGCCGCGCGCCTGGCGCGCCTGTCTGACGACGAGCCGGCATGA
- a CDS encoding Do family serine endopeptidase, translated as MTSKKTGYLIGALAGVGVATAALAGAGFSDRAPGAGNEGLLIRASTAPIFAPPPGAPISFADIFDKVSPAVVSINVTSEADPAALRRIPGFENFPFDVVPRGQPPGGGGDDEDAQPGQPGQPAQPGQPGRGQPRLPPQLSSGSGFFISADGYIVTNNHVVENAKEIKVVLKDERELDAVVVGRDEGTDLAVLKVKGAGFPYVNFENAAKPRVGDWVITVGNPFGLGGTATAGIISAYGRDIGETFVDYIQIDAPINRGNSGGPTFDVYGRVIGVNTAIFSPSGGSVGIGFAIPAEVADAITKQLIAGGKITRGYIGASIQNFTAEMAEAQGLGAQRGAIVANVTPGGPSERGGLQSGDIVTSVNGVNVKSSSELTREVAKAQAGDALRLDVLRGGKRKIVEIRSGVRPTERELAANDNTPGGANRGGAEGATPQVQRPVVLGLALAPLDDAARKRLNLDPGVRGVLIDRVDQSSDAAQRGLRKDDVIVQAGGLPVGSASEFSAQVDIAKKAGRPSVLVGVHRGGRTSFLPLKISG; from the coding sequence ATGACCTCGAAGAAGACCGGTTACCTCATCGGCGCCCTGGCCGGCGTCGGCGTCGCCACCGCCGCCCTCGCCGGCGCGGGCTTCAGCGACCGTGCTCCGGGGGCGGGGAACGAGGGCCTGCTGATTCGCGCCTCAACCGCCCCGATCTTCGCCCCGCCGCCGGGCGCGCCGATCTCGTTCGCGGATATCTTCGACAAGGTCTCGCCCGCGGTGGTCTCCATCAACGTGACCTCGGAGGCCGATCCGGCCGCCCTGCGCCGCATTCCGGGCTTCGAGAACTTCCCGTTCGACGTCGTACCGCGCGGCCAGCCGCCGGGCGGCGGCGGAGACGATGAAGACGCTCAGCCGGGTCAGCCGGGTCAGCCGGCCCAACCCGGTCAACCCGGCCGCGGCCAGCCGCGCCTGCCGCCGCAGCTCTCCTCGGGATCGGGCTTCTTCATCTCGGCCGACGGCTACATCGTCACCAACAACCACGTCGTGGAAAACGCCAAGGAGATCAAGGTCGTGCTCAAGGACGAGCGCGAGCTGGACGCCGTGGTCGTGGGTCGCGACGAGGGCACCGACCTGGCCGTGCTCAAGGTCAAGGGCGCGGGATTCCCCTATGTGAATTTCGAGAACGCCGCCAAGCCGCGGGTCGGCGACTGGGTGATCACGGTGGGCAACCCCTTCGGCCTGGGCGGCACCGCCACGGCGGGGATCATCTCGGCCTATGGCCGTGACATCGGGGAGACCTTCGTCGACTACATCCAGATCGACGCCCCCATCAACCGGGGCAATTCCGGTGGCCCGACCTTCGACGTCTATGGCCGGGTGATCGGGGTCAACACCGCGATCTTCTCACCCTCGGGCGGTTCCGTGGGCATCGGCTTCGCCATCCCCGCCGAGGTGGCCGACGCCATCACCAAGCAGCTGATCGCCGGCGGCAAGATCACCCGGGGCTATATCGGCGCTTCGATCCAGAACTTCACCGCCGAGATGGCGGAGGCTCAGGGCCTCGGCGCCCAGCGCGGCGCCATCGTGGCCAATGTCACCCCCGGCGGTCCATCCGAGCGTGGCGGCCTGCAGTCGGGCGACATTGTCACCTCCGTGAATGGCGTCAACGTGAAGAGCTCCTCGGAACTCACCCGCGAAGTGGCCAAGGCCCAGGCCGGCGACGCCCTGCGTCTCGACGTCCTGCGCGGCGGAAAGCGCAAGATCGTCGAGATCCGTTCCGGCGTGCGTCCGACCGAGCGGGAACTGGCCGCCAACGACAACACGCCGGGCGGGGCCAACCGCGGCGGGGCCGAGGGCGCGACGCCCCAGGTCCAGCGTCCGGTGGTGCTGGGCCTGGCCCTTGCACCCCTCGACGACGCGGCGCGCAAGCGCCTGAACCTCGATCCGGGCGTCCGCGGCGTGCTGATCGACCGGGTCGACCAGTCCTCCGACGCCGCCCAGCGCGGCCTGCGCAAGGACGACGTCATCGTCCAGGCCGGCGGCCTGCCGGTGGGCAGCGCCTCGGAATTCTCGGCCCAGGTCGACATCGCCAAGAAGGCTGGACGTCCCAGCGTGCTGGTCGGCGTCCATCGCGGCGGTCGCACGTCCTTCCTGCCGCTGAAGATTTCCGGTTAG
- a CDS encoding heme lyase CcmF/NrfE family subunit: MIVEIGAFSLVLALALSLVQALLSAAARMTRSQVLAGAGEGAALAAFAGLLLAFAALMCAFVTSDFSVANVAANSHSDKPLLYRIAGTWGSHEGSMLLWCLALTGCGAAVAGLGRGLPDGLKALTVAVQGVLGVVFLGYTVLASNPFARLDAAPIEGRSLNPLLQDPALAFHPPMLYLGYVGLSVVFSFAVAALIEGRVDAAWARWVRPWTLAAWSALTVGITLGAFWAYYELGWGGWWFWDPVENASFMPWLVATALLHSAIVTEKRGALAGWTVFLALAAFTFSMLGAFLVRSGVLTSVHAFAVDPTRGTLLLIILGVTSGAAFALFAWRAPALSPGGVFAPVSRESALVLNNILLAAATATVLLGTLYPLIREAATGEAISVGPPFFNLTFTPLMAALAILLPAGPLLAWKRGDARGVAQRLWVAVLIAMACGLAAFALVSPRKAFASAGIAMGAWLVVGALVELAERTRAFRGPLAETWRRLSGLPRGAWGMTLAHLGLGVFVLGACFETGWKLEAAEAIPIGGRLDVGAYQLVLDGVRGVEGPNYDAERGYLRATKADALVCKPRPERRFYPTGGQTTSEVAICTRGVSHLYVVLGERRPGADGPVWLVRAYWNPWALLIFIGPAIMALGGLVSLSDRRLRMAVGAREARA, from the coding sequence ATGATCGTCGAGATCGGGGCTTTCTCCCTCGTGCTGGCGCTGGCGCTGTCGCTGGTGCAGGCCCTGCTGTCGGCCGCCGCGCGCATGACGCGCTCGCAGGTCCTGGCCGGGGCGGGGGAGGGCGCGGCGCTCGCGGCCTTCGCAGGCCTGCTCCTGGCGTTCGCGGCCCTGATGTGCGCCTTCGTGACCTCGGACTTCTCCGTGGCCAATGTGGCGGCCAACTCCCATAGCGACAAGCCGCTGCTCTACCGGATCGCCGGGACCTGGGGCAGCCACGAGGGCTCGATGCTGCTGTGGTGCCTGGCGCTGACCGGCTGCGGCGCGGCGGTGGCCGGGCTCGGCCGCGGCCTGCCGGACGGGCTGAAGGCCCTGACCGTGGCGGTCCAGGGCGTTCTCGGCGTGGTGTTCCTGGGCTATACCGTCCTGGCCTCCAATCCTTTCGCCCGGCTCGACGCGGCGCCCATCGAGGGCCGCTCGCTCAATCCGCTGCTGCAGGACCCGGCGCTCGCCTTCCACCCGCCCATGCTCTACCTCGGCTATGTCGGCCTATCGGTGGTGTTCTCCTTCGCGGTCGCCGCCCTGATCGAGGGCCGGGTCGACGCGGCCTGGGCGCGCTGGGTGCGGCCCTGGACGCTCGCGGCCTGGAGCGCGCTCACCGTCGGCATCACCCTGGGCGCCTTCTGGGCCTATTACGAGCTGGGCTGGGGCGGCTGGTGGTTCTGGGACCCGGTGGAGAACGCCTCCTTCATGCCCTGGCTGGTGGCCACGGCCCTGCTGCATTCGGCCATCGTCACCGAGAAGCGCGGCGCGCTGGCCGGTTGGACGGTGTTCCTGGCGCTCGCGGCCTTCACTTTTTCCATGCTGGGCGCCTTCCTGGTGCGATCGGGCGTCCTGACCTCGGTCCATGCCTTCGCCGTCGATCCGACGCGGGGAACCCTGCTGCTCATAATCCTCGGCGTCACTTCCGGCGCGGCCTTCGCCCTGTTCGCCTGGCGGGCGCCGGCGCTCAGTCCCGGTGGGGTGTTCGCCCCGGTCAGCCGCGAAAGCGCCCTGGTGCTCAACAACATCCTGCTGGCGGCGGCCACGGCGACAGTGCTCCTGGGCACGCTCTATCCGCTGATCCGGGAGGCGGCGACCGGCGAGGCGATCTCGGTGGGGCCGCCGTTCTTCAACCTCACCTTCACGCCGCTGATGGCGGCGCTGGCCATCCTGCTGCCCGCCGGACCCCTGCTGGCCTGGAAGCGGGGCGACGCGCGGGGCGTGGCCCAGCGCCTGTGGGTCGCGGTGCTGATCGCCATGGCCTGCGGCCTGGCGGCCTTCGCCCTGGTCAGTCCGCGCAAGGCCTTCGCCTCGGCGGGGATCGCCATGGGCGCCTGGCTGGTCGTGGGCGCCCTTGTCGAGCTCGCCGAGCGCACCCGCGCGTTCCGGGGGCCGCTGGCCGAGACCTGGCGGCGCCTCAGCGGCCTGCCGCGCGGCGCCTGGGGCATGACCTTGGCCCACCTGGGCCTGGGCGTCTTCGTGCTGGGCGCCTGTTTCGAGACGGGCTGGAAGCTCGAAGCGGCCGAAGCCATCCCCATCGGCGGGCGGCTGGACGTCGGAGCCTATCAGCTGGTGCTGGATGGGGTCCGCGGGGTCGAGGGCCCCAACTACGACGCCGAGCGGGGCTATCTGCGCGCCACCAAGGCCGACGCCCTGGTCTGCAAGCCGCGCCCAGAGCGGCGTTTCTATCCCACGGGCGGTCAGACCACCTCCGAAGTGGCCATCTGCACCCGCGGGGTCAGCCATCTCTACGTGGTCCTGGGTGAGCGCCGGCCCGGCGCCGATGGTCCGGTCTGGCTGGTGCGAGCCTATTGGAACCCCTGGGCGCTGCTGATCTTCATCGGCCCGGCGATCATGGCGCTGGGCGGCCTGGTCTCGCTGTCGGACCGCCGCCTGCGGATGGCGGTCGGCGCCAGGGAGGCGAGGGCGTGA
- a CDS encoding HAMP domain-containing sensor histidine kinase — protein sequence MRLPRLFRTTPFRLTLLFLALFAAAASAFLAYIYLATAGEATRRTDEDIGREMRALQAAYERGGVNVLNQSLIERAASERPFLYLLMTKDGKRISGSIEESPVEEFTGAPARASFSVTDIDVNGRARKHPARGFQEQLRGGEILFVGADISEDQAYVLKIVRALWGAGALVIVLGLLGGLLVSRNVSRSMAGLAEVVTAVRNGDLEARAHVRGTRDEFDELAEGLNEMLDRLERSMAGHRHAGDAIAHDLRSPLTRLRARLETAYLDVEAGKGNAEEALAQALDDTDGVLKTFGAVLSIARLQAAGQAPDQNIFDPAELGGDMAELYEPVCEDKGLDFAAEFAVDLQVRGNREFLAQALANILDNAVKYTPSGGAIMLRVRRRSSGEVEYSVTDTGPGVPDEDRERVVERFVRLENSRSEPGSGLGLSLVAAVAEAHGGRLELAEGPGKVGEMGPGLRVALILPRAA from the coding sequence ATGCGCCTGCCCAGGCTTTTCCGCACCACGCCGTTCCGGCTCACCCTGCTGTTCCTGGCCCTGTTCGCCGCGGCGGCCAGCGCCTTCCTGGCCTACATCTACCTGGCCACCGCCGGGGAGGCGACGCGGCGCACCGACGAAGATATCGGACGCGAGATGCGGGCGCTCCAGGCCGCCTATGAGCGCGGCGGTGTCAATGTTCTCAACCAGTCGCTCATCGAGCGGGCGGCCAGCGAGCGGCCTTTCCTCTACCTGCTGATGACCAAGGACGGGAAGCGGATCTCCGGTTCCATCGAGGAGTCGCCGGTCGAGGAATTCACCGGCGCGCCGGCTCGGGCCAGCTTCTCGGTCACCGACATCGATGTGAACGGCCGCGCGCGCAAGCATCCTGCCCGCGGCTTCCAGGAGCAGCTGCGCGGCGGCGAAATCCTGTTCGTCGGCGCCGACATCAGCGAGGACCAGGCCTATGTCCTGAAGATCGTCCGGGCGCTGTGGGGCGCCGGCGCCTTGGTCATCGTGTTGGGCCTGCTAGGCGGTCTGCTGGTCAGTCGGAATGTCAGCCGCAGCATGGCCGGCCTCGCCGAGGTGGTGACCGCCGTGCGCAACGGCGACCTCGAGGCCCGCGCCCATGTCCGGGGAACCCGCGACGAGTTCGACGAGCTGGCCGAGGGCCTCAATGAGATGCTGGACCGGCTGGAGCGCTCCATGGCCGGCCATCGCCATGCCGGCGACGCCATCGCCCACGACCTGCGCTCCCCGCTCACCCGCCTCCGTGCCCGGCTGGAGACCGCCTATCTCGACGTCGAGGCCGGCAAGGGCAACGCCGAGGAGGCGCTGGCCCAGGCCCTGGACGACACCGACGGGGTGCTAAAGACCTTCGGCGCCGTGCTCTCCATCGCCCGGCTGCAGGCGGCGGGCCAGGCCCCCGACCAAAACATATTCGACCCAGCCGAGCTTGGCGGCGACATGGCCGAGCTCTATGAGCCGGTCTGCGAGGACAAGGGGCTCGACTTCGCCGCCGAGTTCGCGGTCGACCTGCAGGTGCGCGGCAACCGCGAGTTCCTTGCCCAGGCCCTGGCCAACATCCTGGACAACGCCGTGAAGTACACGCCCTCGGGCGGGGCGATCATGCTGCGGGTCCGCCGCCGCTCCTCTGGCGAGGTGGAGTATTCCGTCACCGACACCGGCCCGGGCGTTCCCGACGAGGACCGGGAGCGGGTGGTCGAACGCTTCGTGCGGCTGGAGAACAGCCGCAGTGAGCCGGGCTCGGGCCTGGGGCTCTCCCTTGTGGCGGCGGTGGCCGAGGCCCATGGCGGACGCCTGGAGCTAGCCGAGGGACCGGGCAAGGTCGGCGAGATGGGCCCCGGCCTGCGCGTAGCCCTGATCCTGCCCCGGGCAGCCTAG
- a CDS encoding response regulator transcription factor, with amino-acid sequence MRILIVEDDLEAAEVMDRGLTEAGHECVRAPDGEDGLTAARGGEFDVMIVDRMMPRMDGVTMVQTIRREGDQTPVLFLSALGEITDRVDGLKAGGDDYLVKPYAFAELIARVEALSRRRETGSVQTLLRVGELEMDLIGRAVHRQGKEIDLQPREFQLLEFMMRHAGQSVTRTMLLEKVWEYHFDPQTNVIDVHISRLRSKIDKGFDKPMLQTVRGAGYRLDP; translated from the coding sequence ATGCGCATCCTGATTGTCGAAGACGACCTCGAAGCGGCCGAAGTCATGGATCGCGGACTTACCGAGGCCGGCCACGAGTGCGTCCGAGCTCCGGATGGCGAGGACGGCCTTACCGCCGCCCGCGGCGGCGAGTTCGACGTGATGATCGTCGACCGGATGATGCCGCGGATGGACGGGGTCACCATGGTCCAGACCATTCGCCGGGAGGGTGACCAGACCCCGGTGCTGTTCCTGTCGGCGCTCGGCGAGATCACCGACCGGGTCGATGGCCTGAAGGCCGGCGGCGATGACTATCTGGTCAAGCCCTACGCCTTCGCCGAGCTGATCGCCCGGGTCGAGGCCCTGTCGCGGCGGCGCGAGACCGGCTCGGTCCAGACCCTGCTGCGCGTCGGCGAACTGGAGATGGACCTGATCGGCCGGGCCGTGCACCGGCAGGGCAAGGAGATCGACCTGCAGCCGCGCGAGTTCCAGCTGCTGGAATTCATGATGCGCCACGCCGGACAGTCGGTGACGCGCACCATGTTGCTGGAGAAGGTCTGGGAGTATCATTTCGATCCCCAGACCAATGTGATCGACGTGCATATTTCCCGCCTGCGCTCGAAGATCGACAAGGGCTTCGACAAGCCCATGCTGCAGACGGTCCGCGGGGCGGGCTACCGCCTCGATCCCTAA